The Bos indicus x Bos taurus breed Angus x Brahman F1 hybrid unplaced genomic scaffold, Bos_hybrid_MaternalHap_v2.0 tig00000306_arrow_arrow_obj, whole genome shotgun sequence genome contains a region encoding:
- the LOC113888630 gene encoding casein kinase I isoform X1, translated as MASSSRPKTDVLVGGRYKLVREIGFGSFGHVYLAIDLTNHEQVAVKLESENTRQPRLLHEKELYNFLQGGVGIPQIRWYGQETDYNVLVMDLLGPSLEDLFNFCSRRFSMKTVLMLADQMISRIEYVHSRNLIHRDIKPDNFLMGTGPQWKKLFLVDFGLAKKYRDNRTGQHIPHRSGKSFIGTPFCASISAHLGIEQSRRDDMESIGYVLMYFNRGSLPWQGLKAATLKQKCEKISEMKMTTPVDVLCKGFPIEFAMYLKYCLRLSFEEAPDYRYLRQLFRLLFRKLSYQHDYAFDWIVLKQKAEQQASSSSGEGQQAQTPTGKSDNTKSEMKHS; from the coding sequence ATGGCGAGCAGCAGCAGACCCAAAACTGATGTCCTTGTCGGAGGAAGATATAAACTGGTACGGGAAATTGGTTTTGGCTCCTTTGGGCACGTGTATTTGGCGATAGACCTCACCAACCACGAGCAGGTGGCAGTAAAATTAGAATCGGAGAATACCAGGCAGCCGCGATTGCTACATGAGAAGGAACTCTATAATTTTCTTCAAGGTGGGGTTGGCATCCCCCAGATACGGTGGTATGGTCAGGAAACTGACTATAATGTGCTAGTGATGGATCTTTTGGGACCCAGCCTTGAAGATCTCTTCAATTTCTGTTCAAGAAGGTTCTCAATGAAAACTGTACTTATGTTAGCTGATCAGATGATAAGTAGAATCGAATATGTGCATTCCCGCAATCTTATACACAGGGACATTAAACCAGATAACTTCCTAATGGGTACTGGCCCACAGTGGAAGAAATTATTCCTTGTTGATTTTGGTTTGGCCAAGAAGTACAGAGACAACAGAACAGGGCAACACATACCCCACAGATCTGGTAAAAGTTTCATTGGCACTCCTTTTTGTGCTAGCATCAGTGCCCATCTTGGTATTGAACAGAGTCGCCGAGATGACATGGAATCAATAGGATATGTTTTGATGTATTTTAATAGAGGCAGCCTGCCATGGCAAGGCCTAAAAGCTGCAACATTGAagcaaaaatgtgaaaagatcagtgaaatGAAGATGACCACACCAGTTGATGTTTTATGTAAGGGATTTCCTATAGAATTTGCCATGTACCTAAAGTATTGTCTCAGGCTGTCCTTTGAGGAAGCCCCAGATTACAGGTACCTAAGACAGCTTTTTCGGTTGCTTTTCCGAAAACTGAGTTACCAACATGATTATGCATTTGATTGGATAGTgttaaaacagaaagcagaacagCAGGCTTCCTCTTCAAGTGGGGAGGGTCAGCAGGCCCAAACCCCCACAGGCAAAAGTGACAACAccaaaagtgaaatgaaacatTCTTAA